Proteins encoded together in one Penicillium digitatum chromosome 1, complete sequence window:
- a CDS encoding Sodium/calcium exchanger membrane region has translation MNQLPSFLQPAIQKPRYSIRPFYTTFLVFILIATASWFLTGTTILNGQFAQPITGPRADLFEREGELECRLVRNVKNQCAYVRANCPDHEDGLISYLQFYYCGLADAKPVAFTILILWLSLLFSTIGIAASDFLCIDLSTLASILGLSESLTGVTFLAFGNGSPDVFSTFAAMRSNSGSLAIGELIGAATFITSVVAGSMALVRPFKVARRSFIRDVGYFVVAVVFSMFMLADGKLHVWESAAMVGLYAFYVVMVVTWHWYLVRQRRKSERDIAARAHFHIPENQELEIEETAEDDDPGVASESRSLLRGASTEDFDLLERADAVPLWKQEDDEDDETRNRYLAEIRDNMHVYRPVNSRRNTMNPIRPSLVGALEFQSVLHSLQKSRNTRHNPTISLNIYSNDGESDFDTRSVASHPRASRPSASTDRLSPSSAAGSSRVRAVSANDALGLKFDSSILEPRPTQAPLLTVSKPSFEDASGQEAMQSRRLPRIDTGMALDVASANQSPSLSPVTTSPRTPDRLAPLDAFNSPNYRNGATIHDRSPMSVSPRGTPARRLSGFGLESPSVPFPSYTDFPPMALSRPPSLRLPNSASQLEQLQIHDGYDEFAHQIGCTLFPTLVGWTSKNVWEQLLGIIAAPSVLLLTITVPVVEPEAPDFVEPDPIPSVIIQDVDNGDNPSPRVRLPADSPVIVAQTHDYAESPSNVPPTHPHRKSSCEHTGRPRWDSELPAVPVPASHPVHPVPTKDWNRWLVCIQLFTGPFFAVLIAWTTVDEDRQLRNLVLPSLFSLLFSSICLAALMISTRRQRNHRRPSADLSIPLLPHESRPNISTLPPQWRPFLSLLGFLVAISWIATIATEVVSLLKTIGVILNISDSLLGLTIFAVGNSLGDLVADITVARLGYPVMALSACFGGPMLNILLGIGLGGLYMTLNSGNQRHNEALQGAGPMQVPYDIVISKVLVISGATLLLILVGLLIVVPMNNWRMDRRIGWGLVAVWCVGTLGNVIAEVIL, from the exons ATGAATCAACTGCCGTCCTTCCTGCAGCCTGCCATACAGAAGCCACGATATTCAATCCGACCATTTTACACCACCTTTTTGGTGTTTATACTTATTGCAACAGCGAGTTGGTTTCTAACTGGTACTACAATTTTGAATGGTCAGTTTGCGCAACCAATCACAGGGCCACGTGCAGACTTATTTGAACGAGAGGGCGAACTAGAG TGCCGCTTGGTCCGTAACGTCAAAAATCAGTGTGCATACGTCCGCGCCAACTGCCCCGATCACGAGGATGGCCTAATCTCCTACCTTCAATTTTACTATTGTGGGCTGGCCGATGCAAAACCGGTAGCATTCACGATATTGATTCTCTGGCTCTCGTTGCTCTTCAGTACTATCGGTATCGCGGCAAGCGATTTCCTGTGTATTGATCTGAGTACATTGGCTAGCATTCTAGGATTGAGCGAGAGTCTCACAGGCGTGACATTTCTTGCATTTGGCAATGGAAGCCCTGACGTGTTTTCAACATTCGCAGCCATGCGGTCGAATAGCGGGAGCTTGGCGATTGGAGAGTTGATCGGCGCTGCAACTTTCATAACCTCCGTTGTCGCCGGCTCCATGGCATTAGTTCGGCCCTTTAAGGTCGCACGAAGGAGTTTTATCCGAGATGTGGGCTATTTCGTAGTGGCCGTCGTTTTCAGCATGTTCATGCTGGCTGATGGGAAACTCCATGTATGGGAGTCAGCTGCAATGGTAGGCTTGTACGCCTTCTATGTCGTGATGGTGGTGACCTGGCACTGGTATCTGGTACGACAGCGCCGAAAGAGtgaacgagacattgcagcacGAGCTCATTTCCATATACCGGAAAATCAAGAGCTGGAGATCGAAGAGACCGCCGAGGACGATGATCCCGGTGTAGCGTCAGAATCACGAAGTCTTCTCCGTGGAGCCTCGACTGAAgattttgatcttttggaaCGCGCTGACGCTGTACCTCTATGGAAACAAGAGgatgacgaagacgacgagACACGCAACCGTTACTTAGCCGAGATTCGTGATAACATGCACGTCTATCGGCCGGTGAACTCGAGACGTAATACGATGAACCCCATTCGACCGAGTCTTGTCGGTGCACTAGAGTTTCAATCTGTTCTTCACTCGCTGCAGAAATCTAGAAACACTCGTCACAATCCGACAATAAGCCTCAACATCTATTCAAATGACGGTGAGTCCGATTTCGATACGCGCTCGGTGGCATCGCATCCCCGCGCCAGTCGACCATCTGCCAGTACCGACCGCTTGTCGCCGTCTAGTGCAGCGGGTTCCTCTCGAGTTCGAGCAGTGTCGGCCAACGATGCCTTGGGGTTGAAATTCGACTCCAGCATTTTGGAGCCCCGGCCAACACAAGCTCCACTGCTTACAGTGAGTAAACCTTCTTTTGAGGATGCTTCGGGGCAAGAAGCCATGCAGTCACGCCGGCTCCCTCGAATTGACACTGGCATGGCGCTTGACGTGGCTTCCGCGAATCAGTCGCCGAGCCTGAGTCCAGTCACCACAAGTCCTCGAACTCCCGACCGGCTTGCTCCGTTGGACGCGTTTAATTCCCCCAATTACCGCAACGGAGCGACGATACATGACCGGTCTCCAATGTCGGTATCTCCTAGGGGTACTCCAGCCCGTCGTCTATCGGGCTTCGGGTTGGAAAGCCCATCAGTGCCGTTTCCATCGTATACTGATTTCCCCCCCATGGCACTGTCACGACCACCAAGCCTTCGACTTCCAAATTCAGCCAGCCAGTTAGAACAACTACAAATCCACGACGGGTATGATGAATTCGCTCAT CAGATTGGTTGCACCCTCTTTCCGACCTTGGTGGGCTGGACGTCTAAGAATGTCTGGGAACAATTGCTTGGTATTATAGCAGCTCCCAGTGTGCTGCTTCTCACCATTACAGTCCCAGTGGTTGAGCCTGAGGCACCGGACTTTGTGGAACCGGACCCCATTCCTTCGGTCATCATTCAGGATGTCGACAACGGAGATAATCCTTCCCCAAGGGTTAGACTTCCAGCCGATAGTCCAGTGATTGTGGCTCAGACACATGACTATGCCGAGTCACCTTCTAATGTACCGCCAACGCATCCCCATCGAAAGTCCTCATGTGAACACACTGGTCGCCCGCGATGGGACTCAGAACTCCCAGCCGTGCCGGTGCCAGCTTCACATCCTGTGCATCCGGTGCCAACAAAGGACTGGAATCGCTGGCTAGTTTGCATTCAATTGTTCACAGGTCCCTTCTTCGCGGTTCTTATCGCCTGGACCACCGTGGACGAAGACCGTCAGCTGCGCAACCTCGTTCTTCCCTCCCTCTTCTCGCTCTTGTTCTCATCCATCTGTCTCGCAGCTCTCATGATAAGCACCCGTCGTCAACGAAATCACCGACGTCCCAGTGCAGATTTGTCCATTCCTCTCCTCCCCCATGAATCCCGACCCAACATCAGCACCCTCCCACCGCAATGGCGGCCCTTCCTCTCCTTACTTGGCTTCTTAGTCGCCATATCCTGGATCGCCACAATTGCTACAGAAGTTGTCTCCCTCCTCAAGACTATCGGCGTCATCCTCAATATCTCTGATTCCCTACTCGGACTGACGATCTTCGCCGTCGGGAACTCGTTAGGCGATCTAGTCGCTGATATTACAGTTGCCCGACTCGGGTATCCGGTCATGGCTCTGAGCGCCTGCTTTGGTGGTCCTATGCTCAATATCCTCCTCGGCATCGGACTTGGTGGGTTGTACATGACCCTCAACAGCGGGAACCAGAGACACAATGAGGCGCTGCAGGGAGCCGGCCCTATGCAAGTCCCGTATGACATAGTCATCTCCAAGGTGCTTGTTATAAGCGGCGCGACACTTTTGCTAATCCTGGTTGGGCTTTTGATTGTTGTTCCTATGAACAACTGGAGAATGGATCGCAGGATTGGGTGGGGTCTTGTTGCTGTTTGGTGTGTGGGTACCCTGGGGAATGTGATTGCGGAAGTTATCTTGTGA
- a CDS encoding Condensin complex subunit 2, giving the protein MPRVANKVHRRSNGTSTPHKNSPVKIPLNDDEGEKAARMEARQALYDRQMSQIKAAVKTPMPPRRYTHDHEGSDSPATPRPSGHRNRTSDVNGRAVTPMKRVPILANFEEWMKMATDNKINANNSWNFALIDYFHDMSLLKEGDGVNFQKASCTLDGCVKIYTSRVDSVATETGKLLSGLADSRDKRGRGEEEDAENGDEDEEDEDGQPRKSRKKTRSHEATLAPSFSSLQLKKFELEFAVDPLFKKASADFDEGGAKGLLLNHLAIDSHGRIVFDSSDDAVDDSAKIPEEDHRESTDPDQQTENQRKPTHNPVSDTFEDNKEIDLAALASQFFPDLDGLEEQDICPSLKNVDLGDPSGSLDLPLLKVPEEWRQDKMDGDGRAPDDPSGIMLDDDNAVGFDDDDATLAGFDLSDDAGFGEGGEVWAREAALEPMLNVHRVAHDGDNDGEVEDGDEDAYAISMSHQTNSHDHENILSYFDNALQKNWAGPEHWKIRRIKEHATPATSAPKQRKEKEPFEIDFTAPLDSAVAELIYTPASSNSAVSLPKTQWKTKGRNLLPDDKHFNSRNLLTLFIKPKAKMGSKKILGKRRRQDLTSGNGDMDEAFWANRKPEENAGEEGAAGAYDANFFADDDGLAFPNGMDLDDDDNLPFTDAREMLSPPADGRQGTSAGEAAGATGLSALLNMVGATPGRPGAGGYGSQLVTQGGRRARPDYVAYARVAKKVDVRRLKTEMWKGMGDRLVDAVDFASVSPPGAVSIEAPTEPESESDAPVPPTPKAESPQQPVGDKHTGRLRFTQIMNSLKAVYPAETLRDISTSFGFICLLHLANEQGLVLESDLSKVGADAATLEEIFVSRDARAIIEEGGM; this is encoded by the exons ATGCCGCGTGTCGCAAACAAGGTACATCGCCGTTCTAATGGCACCTCGACCCCGCACAAGAACTCTCCGGTTAA GATTCCCCTCAACGATGATGAGGGCGAAAAGGCAGCGCGCATGGAGGCTCGTCAAGCGCTTTACGATCGCCAAATGAGTCAGATTAAAGCCGCAGTCAAGACGCCCATGCCACCTCGTCGATACACCCACGATCACGAAGGGAGCGACAGTCCCGCAACACCTCGACCTTCCGGTCATCGCAATCGCACTAGCGATGTCAATGGCCGCGCAGTGACACCAATGAAGCGCGTACCTATTCTGGCCAATTTTGAAGAGTGGATGAAGATGGCGACCGATAATAAAATTAATGCGAACAACTCCTGGAACTTTGCGCTGATTGACTACTTTCACGACATGTCATTGCTGAAGGAGGGAGATGGTGTAAATTTTCAAAAGGCCAGCTGCACCCTTGACGGTTGTGTTAAGATCTACACCAGCCGAGTAGACAGTGTCGCAACGGAGACAGGGAAACTTCTCAGTGGACTGGCTGATAGCCGCGACAAAAGAGGGCGcggagaggaggaggatgcaGAAAATggcgatgaggatgaggaagacgaggatgggCAGCCTCGCAAATCACGGAAAAAG ACACGTTCCCATGAGGCTACCCTCGCGCCGTCATTCTCTTCGTTGCAACTGAAGAAGTTCGAGCTAGAGTTCGCCGTGGACCCGCTATTCAAGAAAGCATCAGCAGACTTTGATGAAGGAGGCGCCAAGGGCCTGCTTCTGAATCACCTTGCCATTGATAGCCATGGAAGAATTGTGTTCGATAGCAGCGACGACGCTGTGGATGATAGTGCCAAAATTCCCGAAGAAGACCACCGCGAGTCTACGGATCCCGACCAGCAGACTGAGAACCAAAGAAAACCAACCCACAATCCCGTAAGCGACACATTTGAAGATAACAAAGAAATCGACCTTGCCGCGTTAGCGAGCCAATTTTTTCCAGATTTGGATGGTCTCGAAGAACAAGACATTTGCCCATCGCTCAAAAACGTCGACTTGGGTGATCCCAGCGGTTCGCTGGATCTCCCCCTACTCAAAGTGCCAGAGGAATGGCGACAAGATAAGATGGACGGAGATGGACGAGCACCTGACGACCCATCTGGCATCATGCTCGACGACGATAATGCTGTCGGAtttgatgacgatgatgctACCCTAGCTGGATTTGATCTCAGCGACGATGCTGGGTTTGGTGAAGGAGGAGAGGTATGGGCTCGGGAAGCCGCCCTGGAACCAATGTTGAATGTTCACCGGGTTGCCCACGATGGAGATAATGATGGTGAGGTCGaggatggcgatgaagacGCGTATGCCATCTCAATGTCTCATCAAACCAATAGTCACGACCACGAAAACATTCTGAGCTACTTCGACAACGCGCTACAGAAGAATTGGGCTGGCCCAGAACACTGGAAGATTCGAAGAATCAAAGAGCATGCAACACCTGCTACGTCGGCACCCAAGCAGCGCAAAGAGAAAGAGCCCTTCGAGATTGATTTTACTGCCCCTCTGGATTCTGCTGTCGCAGAATTGATCTACACTCCGGCCAGCTCCAACTCCGCTGTCTCATTACCCAAGACGCAGTGGAAGACAAAGGGTCGCAACCTCCTTCCTGACGACAAGCATTTCAACTCGCGCAACCTACTCACATTGTTCATTAAGCCGAAGGCAAAGATGGGATCAAAGAAGATTTTGGGCAAACGCCGTCGGCAAGATTTGACGTCTGGTAATGGAGACATGGACGAGGCGTTCTGGGCAAATCGCAAGCCGGAAGAAAACGCCGGCGAGGAAGGTGCTGCGGGTGCCTACGATGCCAACTTCTTTGCTGATGACGACGGTCTTGCATTCCCGAACGGCATGGATCTCGACGATGACGACAATCTGCCATTCACAGATGCCCGTGAGATGCTTTCTCCGCCAGCAGACGGGCGTCAAGGCACATCAGCCGGGGAAGCAGCTGGAGCAACTGGACTCAGCGCGCTCTTGAACATGGTTGGCGCCACCCCTGGCCGACCGGGGGCTGGCGGCTACGGATCACAATTAGTGACCCAAGGTGGTCGCCGCGCACGACCAGACTACGTGGCATATGCACGTGTGGCAAAGAAGGTAGACGTTCGACGCCTCAAAACAGAGATGTGGAAGGGCATGGGCGACCGCTTAGTTGATGCTGTAGACTTCGCCTCGGTCTCGCCGCCTGGGGCCGTCTCCATAGAGGCTCCGACGGAACCCGAGAGTGAATCCGATGCCCCTGTCCCCCCCACACCCAAGGCCGAGAGCCCACAGCAGCCTGTCGGTGACAAACATACTGGCCGGCTACGGTTCACGCAAATCATGAACTCCCTGAAGGCAGTCTACCCAGCTGAAACTCTACGCGATATCAGCACTTCATTCGGGTTTATTTGTCTTCTCCATCTTGCCAACGAACAAGGCCTCGTACTGGAGAGCGACCTTAGCAAGGTGGGCGCTGATGCGGCTACCCTGGAAGAGATCTTCGTCAGTAGGGATGCGCGCGCTATCATTGAAGAGGGTGGAATGTGA